Proteins from a single region of Ziziphus jujuba cultivar Dongzao chromosome 1, ASM3175591v1:
- the LOC107409479 gene encoding LOW QUALITY PROTEIN: NADP-dependent alkenal double bond reductase P2 (The sequence of the model RefSeq protein was modified relative to this genomic sequence to represent the inferred CDS: inserted 1 base in 1 codon), translated as MARRVTSNKQVILRMYATAGSSIRESDMLVTTTNINIGGSSRGLKHTCCQDPLPLLRSLLALHYEEYSGTHRIYFLYPWLCKLCPPIVGYGVAKVVESGHPEFKKSDLVWXLIPWQEYSLITNPQHLIKIHHTNVPLSYYTGLLGEYVFVSAAYGEVGQLVGQFAKMGGCYVVGSAGSQAKVELLKNKLGFDEAFNYKEEKDLEAALKRCFSKGIDFYVEQVGGALLDGVLVNMRDHGSIVMCGMISQYNLPQPQGILNLFQVVIKLTKLTKKY; from the exons ATGGCCAGGAGAGTGACTAGCAACAAGCAGGTAATACTGAGGATGTATGCAACTGCTGGTTCTTCCATACGAGAGTCGGACATGTTGGTGACAACCACCAACATTAACATTGGAGGCTCCAGCAGAGGGCTCAAACACACTTGTTGTCAAGACCCTCTACCTCTCCTGCGATCCCTTCTTGCACTTCATTATGAAGAATACTCCGGGACTCACCGGATATACTTTCTTTACCCCTGGCTCTGTaagttgtgt CCGCCCATTGTGGGGTATGGTGTGGCTAAAGTAGTGGAGTCAGGGCATCCTGAATTCAAGAAAagtgatttggttt ttttaatCCCATGGCAAGAGTACAGCCTCATCACCAACCCCCAACACCTCATCAAAATCCACCACACTAATGTGCCCCTTTCCTACTATACAGGGCTTCTCG GAGAATATGTGTTCGTTTCAGCAGCATATGGGGAAGTGGGTCAGCTTGTTGGTCAGTTTGCTAAAATGGGGGGTTGCTATGTTGTTGGAAGTGCTGGGAGTCAAGCAAAG gtgGAATTGTTAAAGAATAAGTTGGGTTTCGACGAGGCTTTCAATTACAAGGAAGAGAAGGACTTGGAAGCAGCTTTGAAAAGGTGTTTTTCAAAAGGGATAGACTTCTACGTCGAGCAAGTGGGTGGGGCGTTGCTGGACGGAGTGCTGGTGAACATGAGAGATCACGGAAGCATTGTGATGTGTGGAATGATTTCTCAGTACAATCTTCCACAGCCTCAAGGAATTCTGAATCTCTTCCAGGTTGtgattaaattaacaaaattaacaaagaaatactGA